In Blastopirellula sp. J2-11, a single genomic region encodes these proteins:
- a CDS encoding GNAT family N-acetyltransferase: MLTVEVADPACYGAAIWMVFGGGMRRAMAGRLAAILQSQRQGKVSFDGLFVARRGERIVGAVWGTEQPGRFATVWPARVMPSESPAVAKLLQQSVAKYLAGLDISIAQSLIATDAISDQRLLEEAGFQSVTNLEYLFLQTAQSRADLAQPELNGVPFAQTEDAAPDLIATYPGTLDCPEFDGLRPIQDVIAGYRDTGAFELSLWQRLEFNGQPIGVMILAPTPDFQHLEIVYLGLRPEMRNRGLGKAAVQLALAEAQKRGIDRLVLAVDQRNEPAIRSYSACGFLGYETRRLMVGRMRDAALISETAPTAT, translated from the coding sequence ATGCTGACCGTCGAAGTTGCTGATCCTGCCTGCTATGGCGCCGCCATCTGGATGGTGTTTGGGGGGGGAATGCGCCGAGCGATGGCAGGTCGATTGGCGGCGATTCTCCAGTCCCAGCGGCAGGGAAAAGTAAGCTTTGACGGTTTATTTGTCGCTCGCCGTGGGGAGAGAATTGTTGGCGCCGTCTGGGGGACCGAACAGCCGGGGCGTTTTGCGACCGTTTGGCCTGCTCGCGTGATGCCAAGCGAATCGCCTGCCGTGGCGAAATTGTTGCAACAGTCGGTCGCCAAATATCTAGCTGGTCTTGATATCTCCATTGCTCAAAGCCTCATTGCAACAGATGCGATTAGCGACCAACGTTTGCTGGAAGAAGCCGGTTTCCAGTCGGTCACCAATCTCGAGTATCTGTTTCTCCAGACAGCCCAGTCTCGTGCCGATTTAGCGCAGCCAGAGTTAAATGGCGTTCCGTTTGCTCAAACCGAAGACGCGGCGCCCGACTTAATCGCTACCTATCCAGGCACGCTCGATTGCCCCGAGTTTGACGGTTTGCGCCCGATTCAGGATGTGATTGCCGGATATCGCGACACGGGCGCGTTTGAGTTGTCACTTTGGCAACGACTGGAGTTCAACGGACAACCGATCGGCGTCATGATTCTGGCTCCTACTCCCGACTTCCAACATTTGGAAATCGTCTACTTGGGGCTACGCCCTGAAATGCGTAACCGTGGTCTTGGGAAAGCGGCGGTGCAACTGGCGCTTGCCGAGGCCCAGAAGCGTGGGATTGATCGCTTGGTTTTAGCGGTCGACCAACGGAACGAGCCGGCGATCCGCAGCTATTCGGCTTGCGGTTTTCTCGGCTATGAAACGCGGCGATTGATGGTTGGCCG